AACCCACGAGCCCGCCCAAGAACCGGATTACAAACCACGCTACGATCGACTGGGTACTCATGAGAGCGAAAATGAGGACGATCTCAAAAAACACCCCGCCAAGCAGAAGGCTGCGTCCTTCCAGGTGTCTCATAAACCGCGGAACAGCAAAAGAGCCGATTATGATGCCCGCGGAAGCCACCATGGCCAACGCACCGATCAGTGTACTGCTGGCATTACGTGCTTCCAGGATCAGCGATAGTAACGGTGTAAATAGACTGATCGTGATGCCGTATATGGAAAGGCACCCAATTAATGCAGCCAGGGTCAGTGCACGTTCGCGGGTCCAAACTGGTTCACTGGTCGATTGGGTCAGCATCGGACAACAGCACTCATATTATTAGTACCTCCATGATTTGAGTCCCCAAAACTGAGTAGATCAGCTCCGCGAACAATCACTGAGTGGATCCAGCCAAAGGACAATGCCCGACCGAGCCGCCTGATGCCATGATAGTGCGGAGTCACCGTCTCAATCACTCTATCAGGTAAACCACCCTCAATACAAATCCCGCTATCCTCAACATACACGCACGTGGCCTGAATAGCGCTCTCTTTGTCCATTCCATAACCTATCACGTTGATCAATAGTTGCAAGATAGCCTTTCGAATCTGCCGGGACCCATTGGAGACGGTTGCCAGCAGTGCACCGTTCACCTGCCGGGTTATGGTCGGCGCCATCATTGAACTCATGCTACTCCGCTTGTGGGTAGTGGACGACACCACGGGGATTAAGGTCAACCTCGCCGAGCATGTTGTTAGGCATCACTCCATAGCCCGGGACGATCGCGCCACAGCCCTCCCCATTTTCGTTTAATGTATCTCGCAGCTTGATTTGCCGATTCTCGACCACTATAGAGACCACCATTAACCGAACCCCACTGAACTCTGTGAGTTGCCTCGCCGGAGAAAAATAGTTTATCTGCCAGTGTTTCTCGCAACACTGCGCGCATCGGCTGCTTACCCGGTTTAGCCGCAGAATAAGCACCTTCATAAAAAGGAATTTGACCACAGGCTGTCGCATAACCTTTAATAAACTTCTTCTCTATGTCATTGCCCAACATGCTTTTCATGCCATCTAAACCATAAGCTATGGCTGTATCAATCGTTTCTTTTTCTAAAGCTTTAGCCTGGTCCCCACCGACATAGCCATAAACCAAATTTGTGTTATTTAAATTAGCAAGATACCCCACACCATCTTCATCATGCTGCTGTTTATAAACATAAGTATCTGCACCAAAATTAAACACGTCATCGGTAAAATGTAGGCCAATATAATTCATTACCGCCATATCAATGCCATCAATGGCTTCTTGTTTTTCAACCGGTAACTCTGGCGTAAATTTAATATGATTAGCCGCCAATACGCCTACTGACACCGTTAGAATTGCCGCCTTAGCTTTGATGGTGCCGGCTTGCCAGGTAACTACCTTAACGCCATCCCCTTGCCAGTTGATTTCTTTAACCGCAGTGGCTAATGCCACAGGCACATCTTGGCCGTAGTGTGCCACCACTGAGCCATAACCTTCTGCACAAAACCAATCGTCACCACCTATGCTATTCCACCAATCTTTTGGCGACCAATCTTTGGAGTTTTCCGCCATATTCCAAACACCATAATCGGATGCGACGGTATAACCCCAAGGACTTTGAAAAAAATCCTCACCTAAAGCAGTGCGTGCATTATCGTCATCACCGGCTACACCATTTAAAACAGAGTCTCTAATTTTATTTTTAAATGCCTTGTCGGTTCTTCTTAGGTCAGCAAGTTCATCTTCAGTTGCTTCGCGCTTACCTACAAAATATTTCTGTTTATCAAGATCTTCATAAATATTAAAACCATTGTCTTTTGCATAATTGATCAATGGATTTTTTCGCGAAATCATCATCCAATGTGCATGAGTATCAAACGGCACACCGAATATAGAGTTATTTGTATGAACACGACCACCAATACGGTAATTAGCTTCTACCACCACAAAGCTAATACCTTTATCATGCAACGTTTTAGCTGCCTCTAAGCCAGCAACACCCGCACCAATAATCACCACATCAGGGTTGGTGACCGTATTACCCAACACAATACGAGGAACCAACATTGATGCTGCTATTGCCTTTAATAGAAAACGGCGTTGCAGTTGAAATTTCTCACTCATAACAAAGGCCCTCTTTTTTATTCATTACTATAAAGTGACCTGGCCCCTTCAAGTGGTCCAGGTTGAATGTTAGTTCATCATCGAAATTGGTTCCACTTTTAATACCGATTCAGGAGCACCTACGGAACAGATATCGACTTCGTTACTGGGCACCTGTTAAAGGAAAAAGTCCGTCGGGATCTGATCGTCACCGATGGTTGGGCCGGCGATATACCTACTGCCCACGCTCGCGAACTTAACAAGCTCAGGGTCCATGTCAACAGCCTTTCGCACTGAGAGTAAAAGAATTATAAATACCCTGCTTTCCCTGCCGATCGAGGAGACGGGGTACTAGTTTACAGCAGCCGTATTGCCGGTTCCTCGTAGACCCGGACTTCCACTTCATCACCTGCCTTGATGACACCGGGCACATCGACAATGCCGACCACCCCTCGGCGGCCTACTGCTGGCCGCAACCATGCAGTAGTGGTCAGTGGCTCACCTGAACGTGTGACATGCTTTGCCACAATTTGAGCCCCCATCTCGGCGCATGGCGGGTTGTATCCTTCCACCAGCAACACCGCCCCGGAAGGAAACAACAGTTTGGTACCTTTCGGCAACAGGGAAAATTCAGGGATGCCCTCGACGCACAGGTTGGCGCCCAACGTGTCGGGCGACAGCGGCTCGGTTAGTGTTAGGCGTTCAGTAATGTGAGCCAGTTCTTCGACTGAAACACCTGACCACTGGCGTTCGTTGCGGCGTACCGTACCAGCAGATTCCCAATCCCCTTTCCAGGCTTTCCGGGTGAGGCCCTGATGCTTGTCACCGGCAAAACCTCCGATTTCGGCAGTCAGTGATCCCCGGGTGTCCTTGCTAAGGTCTTCGTTGTTGCCCATGTGCACCGAGACCACTTTTCCTGCCATGGTCTTGCCAATAAATTTCTTCATCTATTTTCCTTGAACGTGAATGCCCGCAGGTGCCGTCATTCGAACCTGAGTGGCACATCCGGATCTGGTTCCGTATCGAATTCTCGCGCGTAGCGATGACCCGCGTAGACTGCAGAGGCAATAATGGCCGGCGCATCACAGTCACCGATTCTCCGCAATGAACTGAACGGGGTTTGCGCCCCACTCTCTATGCGTTGCTTCAAGGCTTGGTACAGTTCGTCTCTGGGGCTGCGTGCGGTCACCATGATGAGTGCATCGGCTTCAATTGACTGTTGTCGTCCAGTATGGATACAGCAAATCGTCACCTCCCGGCCGTCGTAGGCGAGCAGGCGATGGGTTGTTTTGATCTCGATCCCTAGCTCCAGCAAATGTTTCTGTACCTGATACCGCTCAGAGGTGTATTCACACCAGGCAGAGACAACATCTTCTGGCGTAACCACAGTAACCGGTACGTTCTCGAGGCGCACCCGCTCGGCAATGACGCCACCCATATAAAAACTGTCGTCATCGAAAATCACCGTAGGCCCATCGGGCAGGCGGCCTGCCATGACATCGTCAGGGGTTAAGATCGTGGCGCTTTGGCTCAGGGTTGTGAGCGGCTGCGGGTGATTGCGTCCGAAGCCATCGGCTCTCCAGGTTGCACCGGTCGCGATAACCACATGATCCGCTTCTACCGGGTGATTGCGATGCTCCGGCCATTCAAGCACGTCATCGACGCTGAGATCGCTTTCCAGGAAAACTTCCACGTTGGGCATGGTGTCGAACTGCTGTAGCCGGTAGTCTCGTACCCGCAGCCATTCGCTGAGACCAGGCAACGTGGATTCGCGAGCCACGCGGCCGCCGAGCTGGCGTGTCGCCTCCGCTAAGGTCACCAGGTATCCGCGCTGGCCCAGCGCTCGGGCCGCCTCCAGTCCTGCCGGTCCGGCGCCAACCACCAATACACTAGATTCGGAGCCCTTCTTGGCAATGAATTCCGGATGCCAACCGCGGCGCCATTCTTCACCTATGGCTGGATTCTGCGTGCAGCGGATCGGTACGCCCAAGCCATCACCAGTGTAACAGATATTGCAGCCGATGCATTCGCGAATTTCGTCAAGGCGTCCTTCCTCGATCTTTCTCGGCAGAAATGGATCTGCAATAGAAGGCCGTGCGGCCCCTATGAAATCCACAACCCCGCGTTTAACCTGTGAGGCCATCGTGTCTGGTGAGGTAAAGCGTCCCACGGTGACCACGGGTTTGGTGGTAACGGATTTGACGAAGGACATGTGCTCTTCCAGGGAGCCTTCCTTGACGAATCGCGAGACACCCATCTCGTGGTTGTAGTCATTGATGTTGATGTCCCATAGGTCCGGCAACTCCGCCAGCATCTCCAGCCTGTCTCGTCTCTCGTTCGTAAGTGACGGATCTTCGCCGTCGTCGCCACCAACCGAATAGCGTACTGCAACGGCACACCGGTCCCCCACAGCGTCTTTGGTATCCTCAATCAATTCTCGCAGCAGGCGTGCTCGATTTTCCATCGATCCGCCGTACTCGTCACCGCGGGTGTTGGTGCAGGCTGAGAGAAAATTTGACAGCAAATACCCATGGGTAGCATACACATACACCACATCAAAGCCCGCCTCCTTGGCTCGCAATGCGGCATTTCTATGCCATCTCCGGAGCTCGCGAATATCGGACTTGTCCATGGTTCGACTCTGATAGGGATGCCCCTGGATGTTTGGCATACTCACCACATCCATGGAGACCTCACGGGTGTAGAGGTTTGCCGTGCTGGCCCCGCCTACCCAAAGTTCGACACCGGCAAGCGCGCCGTGACGGTGCACCGCCTCGGTCATCAAGGCGTGGTCCTTTATGTCGTC
This Gammaproteobacteria bacterium DNA region includes the following protein-coding sequences:
- a CDS encoding gamma-glutamyltransferase family protein; translation: MAPTITRQVNGALLATVSNGSRQIRKAILQLLINVIGYGMDKESAIQATCVYVEDSGICIEGGLPDRVIETVTPHYHGIRRLGRALSFGWIHSVIVRGADLLSFGDSNHGGTNNMSAVVRC
- a CDS encoding FAD-dependent oxidoreductase, coding for MRDKRYDLLFEPVEIGPVTAKNRFYQVPHCTGLGRLRPHMLAALRGIKAEGGWGVVCTEYCSIHPTSDDLPHPNASLWNNDDIKDHALMTEAVHRHGALAGVELWVGGASTANLYTREVSMDVVSMPNIQGHPYQSRTMDKSDIRELRRWHRNAALRAKEAGFDVVYVYATHGYLLSNFLSACTNTRGDEYGGSMENRARLLRELIEDTKDAVGDRCAVAVRYSVGGDDGEDPSLTNERRDRLEMLAELPDLWDININDYNHEMGVSRFVKEGSLEEHMSFVKSVTTKPVVTVGRFTSPDTMASQVKRGVVDFIGAARPSIADPFLPRKIEEGRLDEIRECIGCNICYTGDGLGVPIRCTQNPAIGEEWRRGWHPEFIAKKGSESSVLVVGAGPAGLEAARALGQRGYLVTLAEATRQLGGRVARESTLPGLSEWLRVRDYRLQQFDTMPNVEVFLESDLSVDDVLEWPEHRNHPVEADHVVIATGATWRADGFGRNHPQPLTTLSQSATILTPDDVMAGRLPDGPTVIFDDDSFYMGGVIAERVRLENVPVTVVTPEDVVSAWCEYTSERYQVQKHLLELGIEIKTTHRLLAYDGREVTICCIHTGRQQSIEADALIMVTARSPRDELYQALKQRIESGAQTPFSSLRRIGDCDAPAIIASAVYAGHRYAREFDTEPDPDVPLRFE
- a CDS encoding NAD(P)/FAD-dependent oxidoreductase, whose protein sequence is MSEKFQLQRRFLLKAIAASMLVPRIVLGNTVTNPDVVIIGAGVAGLEAAKTLHDKGISFVVVEANYRIGGRVHTNNSIFGVPFDTHAHWMMISRKNPLINYAKDNGFNIYEDLDKQKYFVGKREATEDELADLRRTDKAFKNKIRDSVLNGVAGDDDNARTALGEDFFQSPWGYTVASDYGVWNMAENSKDWSPKDWWNSIGGDDWFCAEGYGSVVAHYGQDVPVALATAVKEINWQGDGVKVVTWQAGTIKAKAAILTVSVGVLAANHIKFTPELPVEKQEAIDGIDMAVMNYIGLHFTDDVFNFGADTYVYKQQHDEDGVGYLANLNNTNLVYGYVGGDQAKALEKETIDTAIAYGLDGMKSMLGNDIEKKFIKGYATACGQIPFYEGAYSAAKPGKQPMRAVLRETLADKLFFSGEATHRVQWGSVNGGLYSGRESANQAARYIKRKWGGLWRDRPGLWSDA
- a CDS encoding MOSC domain-containing protein; translation: MKKFIGKTMAGKVVSVHMGNNEDLSKDTRGSLTAEIGGFAGDKHQGLTRKAWKGDWESAGTVRRNERQWSGVSVEELAHITERLTLTEPLSPDTLGANLCVEGIPEFSLLPKGTKLLFPSGAVLLVEGYNPPCAEMGAQIVAKHVTRSGEPLTTTAWLRPAVGRRGVVGIVDVPGVIKAGDEVEVRVYEEPAIRLL